A window of the Juglans microcarpa x Juglans regia isolate MS1-56 chromosome 5D, Jm3101_v1.0, whole genome shotgun sequence genome harbors these coding sequences:
- the LOC121264495 gene encoding ABC transporter B family member 1, which yields MSQDSQEIKTIEQWRWSEMQGLELVSPAPPDPFKTNPTTPTTTPTPTPTTPTTPDTEPRVSEQAAAPRATKPMESSEQKKDSSGGGGSGEKAEAVPAVGFGQLFRFADGLDYILMAIGSVGAIVHGCSLPLFLRFFADLVNSFGSNANNMDKMMQEVLKYAFYFLVVGAAIWASSWAEISCWMWTGERQSTKMRIKYLEAALNQDIQFFDTEVRTSDVVFAINSDAVMVQDAISEKLGNFIHYMATFVSGFVVGFTAVWQLGLVTLAVVPLIAVIGGIHTTTLAKLSGKSQEALSQAGNIVEQTIVQIRVVFAYVGESRALQGYSSALKVAQRLGYKSGFAKGLGLGATYFVVFCCYALLLWYGGYLVRHNYTNGGLAIATMFAVMIGGLALGQSAPSMGAFVKAKVAAAKIFRIIDHKPDIDRNSESGLELESITGLVDLKNVDFSYPSRPEVRILNNFSLNVPAGKTIALVGSSGSGKSTVVSLIERFYDPTSGQVLLDGHDIKTLKLRWLRQQIGLVSQEPALFATTIKENILLGRPDANQVEIEESARVANAHSFIIKLPEGFETQVGERGLQLSGGQKQRIAIARAMLKNPAILLLDEATSALDSESEKLVQEALDRFMIGRTTLVIAHRLSTIRKADLVAVLQQGAVSEIGTHDELISKGENGVYAKLIRMQEMAHETALNNARKSSARPSSARNSVSSPIIARNSSYGRSPYSRRLSDFSTSDFSLSIDASHPNYRLEKLAFKEQASSFWRLAKMNSPEWVYALVGSIGSVICGSLSAFFAYVLSAVLSVYYNPNDAYMSRQIEKYCYLLIGLSSAALLFNTLQHFFWDIVGENLTKRVREKMLAAVLKNEMAWFDQEENESARIAARLALDANNVRSAIGDRISVIVQNTALMLVACTAGFVLQWRLALVLIAVFPVVVAATVLQKMFMTGFSGDLEAAHAKATQLAGEAIANVRTVAAFNSEAKIVNLFSSNLNAPLRRCFWKGQISGSGFGIAQFALYASYALGLWYASWLVKHGISDFSKTIRVFMVLMVSANGAAETLTLAPDFIKGGRAMRSVFDLLDRRTEIEPDDPDSTPVPDRLRGEVEFKHVDFSYPSRPDVPIFRDLSLRARAGKTLALVGPSGCGKSSVIALIQRLYDPTSGRIMIDGKDIRKYNLKSLRRHIAMVPQEPCLFATTIYENVAYGHESATEAEIIEAATLANAHKFISALPDGYKTFVGERGVQLSGGQKQRIAIARAFVRKAELMLLDEATSALDAESERSVQEALERACSGKTTIVVAHRLSTIRNAHVIAVIDDGKVAEQGSHSHLLKNYPDGCYARMIQLQRFTHSQVIGMASGSTSSARPREDEEREG from the exons ATGTCACAAGATTCTCAGGAGATAAAGACGATTGAGCAGTGGAGATGGTCCGAAATGCAAGGCCTTGAGCTCGTGTCCCCTGCTCCTCCTGATCCTTTTAAAACCAACCCAACGACGCCAACGACAACGCCAACACCAACACCAACCACACCAACCACACCAGACACAGAACCACGAGTCTCAGAACAAGCAGCAGCTCCTCGAGCGACTAAACCAATGGAGAGCTCTGAGCAAAAGAAGGATTCTAGTGGCGGCGGTGGTAGTGGAGAGAAGGCCGAGGCAGTTCCCGCTGTTGGGTTTGGACAACTCTTTAGATTCGCGGATGGGTTGGATTACATTCTGATGGCAATTGGGTCTGTTGGAGCAATTGTACATGGCTGCTCTCTGCCACTGTTTCTCCGGTTCTTTGCCGACCTCGTCAATTCTTTCGGGTCCAATGCCAATAATATGGACAAGATGATGCAGGAAGTTCTTAAG TATGCGTTTTACTTTCTGGTAGTGGGTGCTGCAATTTGGGCATCTTCTTGGGCAG AGATATCGTGTTGGATGTGGACCGGAGAGCGGCAATCAACGAAGATGAGGATCAAATACTTAGAGGCGGCTTTGAACCAGGACATTCAGTTCTTTGACACGGAGGTGCGAACCTCCGACGTTGTTTTCGCCATTAACTCCGATGCAGTAATGGTCCAAGACGCCATTAGCGAGAAG TTGGGCAATTTCATCCACTATATGGCGACATTTGTGTCCGGATTTGTTGTGGGTTTCACTGCCGTATGGCAACTGGGTCTTGTCACACTGGCCGTGGTTCCTCTCATAGCTGTAATTGGTGGTATCCACACCACCACATTAGCGAAGCTCTCTGGAAAGAGCCAGGAAGCTCTCTCACAAGCAGGAAACATTGTAGAACag ACGATAGTTCAAATCCGGGTTGTTTTCGCATATGTGGGGGAATCCAGAGCATTACAAGGCTACTCGTCGGCACTTAAGGTGGCGCAGAGGCTCGGTTACAAGAGTGGATTTGCAAAGGGATTGGGACTGGGTGCCACTTACTTTGTTGTTTTTTGCTGTTATGCGCTTCTGCTGTGGTATGGCGGTTATCTGGTTAGGCACAACTACACCAATGGAGGACTTGCCATTGCTACCATGTTTGCAGTTATGATTGGTGGact GGCTTTGGGGCAGTCTGCGCCAAGCATGGGTGCATTTGTGAAGGCCAAAGTTGCAGCTGCAAAAATCTTTCGTATAATCGATCACAAACCAGATATAGACCGAAACAGTGAATCGGGTTTGGAATTAGAGTCAATTACTGGACttgtggatttgaaaaatgtagaTTTCTCCTACCCATCCAGGCCTGAGGTTCGGATCCTTAATAATTTCTCCCTAAACGTCCCCGCGGGCAAGACCATAGCTTTGGTTGGCAGCAGTGGCTCTGGTAAGAGCACCGTGGTGTCCCTCATTGAGAGGTTCTACGATCCTACCTCAG GACAAGTTCTGCTGGACGGCCATGACATAAAGACTCTAAAACTGAGATGGTTGAGGCAGCAAATAGGGCTTGTGAGCCAAGAGCCTGCTCTGTTTGCTACTACCATTAAAGAAAACATACTATTGGGTCGGCCCGATGCAAACCAAGTTGAGATAGAAGAGTCTGCGAGAGTTGCCAATGCCCATTCATTCATAATCAAGCTTCCTGAAGGCTTCGAGACTCAG GTAGGGGAGAGAGGATTGCAGCTCTCAGGAGGGCAGAAGCAGAGAATAGCTATAGCTAGGGCAATGCTGAAAAACCCGGCTATACTGCTCTTAGATGAGGCAACAAGTGCATTGGACTCTGAGTCTGAAAAGCTTGTGCAAGAGGCCCTCGATCGGTTCATGATTGGGAGAACAACCCTTGTCATTGCTCATCGCCTTTCTACCATTCGCAAGGCTGACCTTGTAGCTGTACTCCAGCAGGGCGCTGTCTCTGAAATTGGAACTCACGATGAGCTTATTTCTAAAGGGGAAAATGGTGTCTATGCTAAGCTCATTCGAATGCAGGAGATGGCTCATGAAACCGCTCTCAACAATGCAAGAAAAAGTAGTGCAAG GCCTTCAAGTGCCAGGAACTCAGTAAGCTCACCGATAATTGCACGGAACTCTTCCTATGGCCGGTCACCATACTCACGTCGACTATCTGACTTCTCTACATCTGACTTCAGTCTCTCCATCGACGCCTCACACCCCAACTATCGTTTAGAAAAGCTTGCCTTCAAGGAGCAAGCCAGTTCCTTCTGGCGCCTTGCAAAAATGAATTCACCAGAATGGGTGTATGCTTTAGTTGGATCCATAGGTTCTGTTATTTGTGGCTCACTTAGTGCTTTCTTTGCATATGTTCTAAGTGCTGTCCTCAGTGTCTACTACAATCCAAATGATGCTTACATGAGTAGACAAATTGAGAAGTACTGCTATTTGTTAATTGGGCTTTCATCAGCTGCACTACTCTTCAACACACTTCAGCATTTCTTCTGGGATATAGTGGGAGAAAATCTCACAAAACGAGTAAGGGAGAAAATGTTGGCTGCTGtcttaaaaaatgaaatggCATGGTTTGATCAGGAGGAAAACGAGAGTGCTAGGATTGCAGCAAGGCTGGCTCTTGATGCAAACAATGTGAGATCAGCAATTGGAGATCGCATTTCAGTGATTGTGCAGAACACGGCACTCATGCTAGTTGCCTGCACTGCAGGATTTGTTTTGCAGTGGCGCCTTGCCCTTGTCCTCATAGCTGTCTTCCCTGTTGTTGTTGCTGCCACTGTATTGCAG AAAATGTTCATGACTGGTTTCTCTGGGGACCTGGAAGCTGCCCATGCCAAGGCCACCCAGCTAGCAGGGGAGGCCATAGCCAATGTAAGGACTGTTGCTGCCTTCAATTCAGAGGCAAAAATTGTTAACCTTTTCTCCTCCAACCTCAATGCTCCACTCCGACGATGCTTTTGGAAGGGACAGATTTCTGGAAGTGGATTTGGAATAGCTCAGTTTGCACTGTATGCTTCCTACGCCCTTGGTCTCTGGTATGCTTCCTGGCTTGTCAAGCATGGGATATCCGATTTCTCAAAGACAATCCGAGTTTTCATGGTCCTCATGGTCTCTGCCAACGGTGCAGCTGAAACACTAACCTTGGCTCCTGACTTCATTAAGGGTGGTCGAGCCATGCGATCAGTCTTTGATCTCCTTGACCGCAGAACTGAAATTGAGCCTGATGATCCTGATTCTACCCCAGTTCCAGACCGCCTTCGTGGAGAAGTTGAATTCAAGCATGTAGACTTTTCTTACCCCAGTCGCCCTGATGTGCCAATTTTCCGCGACCTCAGTCTCCGGGCCAGAGCAGGCAAAACTCTTGCACTAGTGGGTCCTAGTGGATGTGGTAAGAGCTCAGTAATTGCGCTTATACAGCGATTATATGATCCAACATCTGGACGGATTATGATTGATGGAAAGGACATTAGAAAATACAATCTTAAGTCCTTGAGACGACACATTGCAATGGTCCCTCAGGAGCCATGCTTATTTGCTACTACCATTTACGAAAATGTTGCTTATGGCCATGAGTCGGCTACTGAGGCTGAGATTATTGAAGCTGCAACTCTGGCCAATGCGCACAAGTTCATATCAGCATTGCCGGATGGATATAAAACATTTGTTGGGGAAAGAGGGGTTCAACTTTCTGGGGGACAAAAGCAGAGAATTGCAATCGCCAGGGCATTTGTGAGGAAGGCAGAACTTATGCTGCTTGATGAAGCAACAAGTGCACTCGATGCTGAATCTGAGAGGTCCGTCCAGGAGGCTCTTGAGCGGGCTTGCTCAGGAAAAACAACAATTGTTGTTGCGCACCGGCTGTCGACTATCAGAAATGCACATGTCATTGCTGTGATTGATGATGGGAAAGTAGCAGAGCAAGGATCTCATTCCCATCTATTGAAAAATTACCCAGATGGGTGCTACGCACGAATGATCCAGTTACAAAGATTCACACACAGCCAAGTCATTGGAATGGCATCAGGTTCAACTTCTTCAGCAAGACCCAGAGAAGATGAGGAGAGGGAAGGCTAA